The proteins below are encoded in one region of Triticum aestivum cultivar Chinese Spring chromosome 1B, IWGSC CS RefSeq v2.1, whole genome shotgun sequence:
- the LOC123084203 gene encoding uncharacterized protein — protein MAKYGARKDAAQVRPSATSPPPQHSPGATASSFASRSPQLLFYPGAPTRSSASPSTPPHLYPPLMESSSANPTWRPMYTSAPEGLLSFGQVPPMNPYNFQPQPMHHHEQGYQNMENLHFVGASPHDPFSTPPPPPHSNVSSQSAPTKVDSKKKKRKVKSVDADESGARTAYRLPYTPEEHERLAGAWLECSLNPIDGNGKKSEQFWDDIAALYNTATPSNRTSCLRNIKREQERTWNVHLVCCRRDGLFYGFRHVYMNGVISIILCWHASFYTT, from the exons ATGGCCAAGTACGGTGCCCGTAAGGACGCCGCGCAAGTCCGGCCAtcggccacctcgccgccgccacagCACTCCCCCGGCGCCACAGCAAGCTCGTTCGCCAGCCGCTCTCCACAGCTTCTCTTCTACCCCGGCGCCCCGACAAGATCCTCGGCCAGCCCCTCGACACCGCCACACCTATACCCGCCTCTCATGGAATCCTCCTCAGCCAACCCTACATG GAGGCCGATGTATACCTCTGCACCTGAAGGCCTGCTAAGTTTTGGACAAGTACCGCCCATGAATCCTTACAATTTTCAACCTCAGCCAATGCACCATCATGAACAAGGATACCAAAATATGGAGAATTTGCACTTTGTTGGTGCTTCCCCACATGATCCCTTTTcaacaccaccgccaccaccgcactCTAATGTTTCATCTCAGTCTGCTCCCACCAAAGTTgattcaaagaaaaagaaaaggaaggtcAAGAGTGTAGATGCCGACGAATCGGGAGCAAGGACCGCATATCGTCTGCCCTATACACCCGAGGAACATGAGAGACTG GCAGGTGCTTGGCTGGAGTGTTCACTCAATCCCATTGATGGGAACGGAAAGAAGTCTGAGCAGTTTTGGGATGACATTGCTGCTCTATACAATACTGCCACACCAAGTAACCGCACAAGTTGTTTGCGAAACATCAAGAGGGAGCAAGAAAGGACGTGGAACGTGCATTTGGTGTGTTGTAGGCGTGATGGTTTATTTTACGGCTTCCGGCACGTTTATATGAACGGGGTGATCTCAATAATATTATGTTGGCATGCATCATTCTACACAACATGA